In the Streptomyces sp. NBC_00525 genome, one interval contains:
- a CDS encoding GntR family transcriptional regulator — protein sequence MSATQKDTRSKGSKAEVSYELLRSRILDGTYGPGYRLVLSQLARETGVSTIPLREALRRLQSDGLVEVVRNIGARVAVFDAAQVEHALQVLARLEGYATAISAPHMSARHIERSREINARMATALEDFDPASFTALNREFHFSLYEHCPDGHLVALMEAEWARLDHMRRSTFSHVPGRARRSVAEHERMLELIAAGAPAREIERVACAHKVATADALHRSQAPQ from the coding sequence ATGAGCGCCACGCAGAAGGACACCCGTTCCAAGGGGTCGAAGGCCGAGGTCAGCTATGAACTGCTGCGCTCGCGCATCCTCGACGGCACGTACGGACCCGGCTACCGGCTGGTCCTCAGCCAGCTCGCGCGGGAGACCGGGGTCAGCACGATCCCGCTGCGCGAGGCCCTGCGCCGGCTCCAGTCGGACGGGCTGGTCGAGGTCGTGCGCAACATCGGCGCGCGGGTGGCGGTGTTCGACGCCGCGCAGGTGGAGCATGCCCTCCAGGTGCTGGCCCGGCTCGAGGGCTACGCCACCGCGATCTCCGCGCCGCACATGAGCGCCCGGCACATCGAGCGGTCGCGGGAGATCAACGCCCGGATGGCCACGGCGCTGGAGGACTTCGACCCCGCCTCCTTCACCGCGCTCAACCGGGAGTTCCACTTCTCCCTGTACGAGCACTGCCCCGACGGCCATCTGGTCGCGCTGATGGAGGCGGAGTGGGCGCGCCTGGACCACATGCGCCGCTCGACGTTCTCGCACGTGCCGGGGCGGGCCCGCCGTTCCGTGGCGGAGCACGAACGGATGCTGGAGCTGATCGCGGCCGGTGCGCCGGCCCGGGAGATCGAGCGCGTCGCCTGCGCCCACAAGGTGGCGACCGCCGACGCGCTGCACCGCTCGCAGGCCCCGCAGTAG
- a CDS encoding alpha/beta fold hydrolase, with protein MREIQSRTGLAVRTFTPERPAGLPPVLLVHGFGSHGRQDWVATGIAAALADAGREVFVPDLRGHGDSPAPASAAAAGAPALAAELVAVLDEAGVTGFDVVGYSLGARLSWELPAAAPDRVGRTVLGGLGPGEPFEAVDVPALHRAVAGDAEPADPFTAMIAGMIGAHGDRAAGLAVCVEGLRATPFAPRSWAGSTPPLFVVGADDMMTRGIERVVALAEGAELVTVPGQHHEVLAGEAFRRTVLEALAG; from the coding sequence ATGCGCGAGATCCAGAGCCGGACCGGCTTGGCCGTCCGTACGTTCACCCCCGAGCGGCCGGCCGGTCTGCCGCCCGTGCTGCTCGTGCACGGCTTCGGCTCCCACGGTCGCCAGGACTGGGTGGCCACCGGGATCGCCGCCGCGCTGGCCGACGCCGGGCGCGAGGTGTTCGTGCCGGACCTGCGCGGCCACGGCGACAGCCCCGCCCCCGCCTCCGCCGCCGCGGCGGGCGCGCCGGCCCTGGCCGCCGAGCTGGTCGCCGTGCTGGACGAGGCGGGCGTCACGGGGTTCGACGTCGTCGGGTACTCGCTGGGCGCGCGGCTGTCCTGGGAGCTGCCCGCGGCGGCGCCCGACCGGGTCGGCCGCACCGTGCTCGGCGGCCTCGGCCCCGGGGAGCCGTTCGAGGCGGTGGACGTGCCCGCGCTGCACCGCGCGGTCGCCGGGGACGCGGAGCCGGCGGACCCCTTCACCGCGATGATCGCCGGGATGATCGGCGCGCACGGGGACCGGGCCGCCGGGCTCGCCGTGTGCGTCGAGGGACTGCGCGCCACCCCGTTCGCGCCCCGGTCCTGGGCGGGCTCGACGCCGCCTCTGTTCGTCGTCGGCGCGGACGACATGATGACCCGGGGCATCGAGCGGGTGGTCGCCCTCGCGGAGGGCGCGGAGCTGGTCACCGTACCCGGACAGCACCACGAGGTCCTCGCCGGAGAGGCGTTCCGCCGTACAGTCCTGGAAGCCCTCGCAGGGTGA